The Triticum urartu cultivar G1812 chromosome 5, Tu2.1, whole genome shotgun sequence genome contains the following window.
CTTGGCGGGGGTATTGGTAAAGGTGGCGGCCTTGGCGGTGGTTTTGGTAAAGGCGGAGGTCTTGGCGGAGGCATCGGTAAAGGTGGTGGTCTTGGTGGTGGAATAGGCCATGGCATCGGCGGTGGTTTTGGTAAAGGCGGAGGTCTTGGCGGCGGCATCGGCAAAGGCGGAGGACTCGGCGGTGGATTTGGTAAGGGTGGAGGTCTTGGCGGCGGCATCGGCAAAGGCGGAGGACTCGGTGGTGGATTTGGTAAGGGTGGAGGTCTTGGTGGTGGCATCGGCAAAGGTGGCGGTCTTGGTGGAGGGATAGGCCACGGCATCGGCGGTGAATTCGGTAAAGGCGGAGGTCTTGGCGGCGGCATCGGCAACGGTGGAGGACTCGGTGGTGGTGCCGGTGGCGGGTATGGCAATGGTGGTGGTCTTGGAAATGGAGGCGGGCTCGGAGGCGGCATCGGCCATGGACTAGGTGGTGGCATTGGAAAGGGTGGGGGTCTCGGTGGCGGCTTTGGCAAAGGTGGTGGACTAGGGGGCGGCTTTGGCGGTGgaggtggcggaggcggcggttTTGGCGGAGGCTTTGGCAAGGGAGGCGGATTCGGTTTCGGGATCGGCAAAGGTGGCGGTGGTGGGATCGGCGGCGGCCACTGATGTTGCAGTATGTACGTTTGGCTCAGCTCTGTTCTGCTGAGGGCCGTTGGTCGTCATAGTATTCTGTCGATGTGAGCAGTACGTGTGATGAAACATATTTTTCCCTTGTAGAATCTCACCACTAGTATTTTCTTGTGTCTCCTGTTCTCTCAGGGAGACGTATTCTCGCGCATGTACGTTGGTGATGGACCTGATGG
Protein-coding sequences here:
- the LOC125507783 gene encoding glycine-rich protein 5, with translation MGRGNGVMGSKAVALALLLCLSSAAVGAWARPVANKGKHAADEKFLLLKKHFGKGLGGGLGKGGGLGGGGGGSYGGGGGLGGGGGYGGGGGLGGGAGHGVGGGLGGGFGKGGLGGGFGKGGGLGGGIGKGGGLGGGFGKGGGLGGGIGKGGGLGGGIGHGIGGGFGKGGGLGGGIGKGGGLGGGFGKGGGLGGGIGKGGGLGGGFGKGGGLGGGIGKGGGLGGGIGHGIGGEFGKGGGLGGGIGNGGGLGGGAGGGYGNGGGLGNGGGLGGGIGHGLGGGIGKGGGLGGGFGKGGGLGGGFGGGGGGGGGFGGGFGKGGGFGFGIGKGGGGGIGGGH